The following are from one region of the Sphingomonas sp. J315 genome:
- a CDS encoding MarC family protein — MIELFLSAFAMLFVVIDPPGCAPIYAGLTKGARPTQQRAMAVRAVMIATAILLVFALVGEALLRTLGISLSAFRIAGGIMLFIIALEMVFEKRQERREDRAEKVMQTPEVEDVSVFPMAMPMIAGPGSIATIMLLVSRAEGPGETAAVFGALLLVLALTLFALLAAGPLMRVLGAKIESVITRLLGVLLAALAIQFVIDGVKRSFGV; from the coding sequence ATGATCGAGCTGTTCCTGTCCGCCTTTGCAATGCTGTTCGTGGTGATCGACCCGCCCGGCTGCGCACCGATCTATGCCGGGCTGACCAAGGGCGCGCGCCCGACCCAGCAGCGCGCGATGGCGGTGCGCGCGGTGATGATCGCCACCGCGATCCTGCTGGTGTTTGCGCTAGTCGGCGAAGCTCTGCTCCGGACGCTCGGCATCAGCCTCAGCGCGTTCCGCATCGCGGGCGGGATCATGCTGTTCATCATCGCGCTCGAGATGGTGTTCGAGAAGCGCCAGGAGCGCCGCGAGGATCGCGCGGAAAAGGTGATGCAGACGCCGGAGGTCGAGGATGTATCGGTGTTCCCGATGGCGATGCCGATGATCGCGGGACCGGGGTCGATCGCGACGATCATGCTGCTGGTCTCACGGGCGGAAGGGCCGGGCGAGACTGCAGCAGTGTTCGGCGCACTGTTGCTGGTGCTCGCGCTCACCCTGTTCGCACTGCTGGCCGCAGGACCGCTGATGCGGGTGCTCGGAGCAAAGATCGAATCGGTCATTACCAGGTTGCTCGGCGTGCTGCTCGCGGCGCTGGCGATCCAGTTCGTGATCGACGGAGTGAAGCGGAGCTTCGGGGTTTAG
- the galE gene encoding UDP-glucose 4-epimerase GalE produces MRDGTVMVTGGAGYIGSHAVLALLDAGWRVVVLDNLVTGFDWAVDPRAALIVANIADEDKVRAAIREHQVTAIMHFAGSVVVPESVSDPLKYYRNNTAASRSLIESAVAEGVKHFIFSSTAATYGIPEVVPVREEAPKQPINPYGMSKLMTEIMLKDVAAAHPINYCALRYFNVAGADPEGRSGQSTAGATHLIKVAVEAATGKRDGVSVFGTDFATPDGTGVRDYIHVSDLAAAHVHALDLLIADPGSSHTLNAGYGRGYSVLEVLDAVDRVTNVTIERRMEGRRAGDPDELVSDNRAILAALPWRPQYDDLDRIVRDALAWERKLAERQVQ; encoded by the coding sequence ATGCGCGACGGCACGGTGATGGTGACGGGCGGGGCGGGCTATATCGGCAGCCATGCGGTGCTCGCGCTGCTCGATGCGGGGTGGCGCGTCGTCGTTTTGGACAATCTGGTCACGGGTTTCGACTGGGCGGTCGATCCGCGTGCAGCGTTGATCGTCGCCAATATCGCCGATGAGGACAAGGTCCGCGCCGCGATCCGAGAGCATCAGGTGACCGCGATCATGCACTTCGCCGGGTCGGTGGTGGTGCCGGAATCGGTCAGCGATCCGCTCAAATATTACCGCAACAACACCGCCGCCAGCCGCAGCCTGATCGAGAGCGCAGTGGCGGAAGGGGTGAAGCATTTCATCTTCTCCTCCACCGCCGCAACCTATGGAATCCCGGAGGTCGTGCCGGTACGCGAGGAGGCGCCGAAACAGCCGATCAACCCCTATGGCATGTCCAAGCTGATGACCGAGATCATGCTGAAGGACGTCGCCGCCGCGCACCCGATCAACTATTGCGCGCTGCGCTATTTCAACGTGGCGGGCGCTGATCCCGAAGGGCGCAGCGGACAGAGCACGGCGGGCGCCACTCACCTGATCAAGGTCGCAGTCGAGGCGGCGACGGGCAAGCGCGACGGGGTTTCGGTATTCGGCACCGATTTCGCGACACCCGACGGCACCGGGGTGCGCGACTATATTCATGTCAGCGACCTTGCCGCCGCCCATGTCCATGCGCTCGACCTGCTGATCGCCGATCCGGGGAGCAGCCATACACTGAACGCCGGTTATGGGCGTGGCTATTCGGTGCTCGAAGTGCTCGACGCGGTCGATCGCGTGACCAATGTGACGATCGAGCGCCGAATGGAGGGCCGCCGCGCGGGTGACCCGGACGAGCTGGTGTCGGACAATCGCGCGATCCTGGCGGCGCTGCCGTGGCGGCCGCAATATGACGATCTCGACCGCATCGTCCGCGATGCGCTCGCCTGGGAACGCAAACTGGCAGAGAGGCAAGTGCAATGA
- the msrA gene encoding peptide-methionine (S)-S-oxide reductase MsrA — MTTETAILAGGCFWCVEAVFKDLIGVESVESGYIGGHVDNPTYKAVCGGDTGHAEALKVTFDPEQIRYDDLLDIFFATHDPTTLNRQGGDVGTQYRSAIFPQSPEQEAAARAGIERNASEWPAPIVTTIEHADTWWPAEDYHQNYWEGEGQRNPYCLGVIPPKLNKLRKSFAERLKAKEGA, encoded by the coding sequence ATGACTACCGAAACCGCAATCCTCGCGGGTGGCTGCTTCTGGTGCGTGGAGGCCGTGTTCAAGGACCTGATCGGCGTCGAGTCGGTCGAAAGCGGCTATATCGGTGGCCATGTCGACAACCCGACCTACAAGGCGGTGTGCGGCGGCGATACCGGCCATGCCGAGGCGCTGAAGGTGACGTTTGATCCCGAACAGATCCGCTATGACGATCTGCTCGACATCTTCTTCGCGACGCATGATCCGACGACGCTCAACCGTCAGGGCGGCGATGTCGGCACGCAATATCGCTCGGCGATCTTCCCCCAGTCGCCCGAACAGGAAGCGGCGGCGCGCGCAGGGATCGAACGCAATGCCAGCGAATGGCCCGCGCCGATCGTCACGACGATCGAACATGCCGACACCTGGTGGCCGGCCGAGGATTATCACCAGAATTACTGGGAAGGCGAAGGCCAGCGGAACCCCTATTGCCTGGGCGTGATCCCGCCCAAGCTCAACAAGCTGCGCAAGAGCTTTGCCGAGCGGTTGAAGGCGAAAGAGGGGGCGTAG